In Oryzias melastigma strain HK-1 linkage group LG10, ASM292280v2, whole genome shotgun sequence, a single window of DNA contains:
- the hopx gene encoding homeodomain-only protein, translating into MALSRTDEDYMAGLDRQQIQQLENNFMKFTKNPDELQLILIAGECGTTVEEAKKWFKGRNAAWRESEGLPAQTGSVLD; encoded by the exons ATGGCGCTCAGCAGGACTGATGAGGATTACATGGCGGGACTGGACCGACAACAGATCCAACAGCTGGAGAACAACTTCATGAAGTTCACCAAGAACCCGGACGAGCTGCAGCTCATCCTGATCGCGGGAGAGTGTGGAACGACGGTGGAGGAGGCCAAG AAATGGTTCAAGGGGCGGAATGCGGCCTGGAGGGAGTCGGAGGGTCTTCCAGCACAGACGGGATCCGTGTTGGATTGA